The following are encoded in a window of Cupriavidus oxalaticus genomic DNA:
- a CDS encoding acyl-CoA dehydrogenase family protein encodes MIRDAARMQALLADLRQFVLNTCIPLEADIDRNDVIPEPVVDAMRQLGLFGHSIPEAYGGAGLTSEELTLVNIEVSQAATVFRARFGGNTGIASESLVVDGTEAQKTRYLPRLASGELTGCFALTEPEAGSDATSLLTSARRDGDHYVLNGSKCFITNAPVADLFTVFARTDSDTPGAHGISAFLVERGTPGISTGEPERKMGQHGSPVGDVYLQDCRVSATAIVGGQPGVGFKTAMKALNKQRINLAGLCIGPAIRLVDEMVRYASQRRQFGKPIADYQLVQQMIADSNTDIHAARALVLETARRRDNGEDVTMEASMCKLFASEMCGRVADRAVQIFGGSGYMARTVAERFYRDVRLFRLYEGTTQIHQLNIAKRTMQAREGVLGQVG; translated from the coding sequence ATGATCCGCGACGCCGCCCGCATGCAAGCCCTGCTTGCCGACCTCCGCCAGTTCGTCCTCAACACCTGCATTCCGCTCGAAGCCGACATCGACCGCAACGACGTCATCCCCGAACCGGTGGTCGACGCCATGCGACAACTCGGATTGTTCGGACACAGCATCCCCGAAGCCTACGGCGGCGCGGGGCTGACGTCCGAAGAACTGACGCTCGTCAACATCGAAGTCTCGCAGGCCGCCACCGTCTTCCGCGCGCGCTTCGGCGGCAACACCGGCATCGCCTCCGAGTCGCTGGTCGTCGACGGCACCGAAGCGCAGAAGACGCGCTACCTGCCGCGGCTTGCCTCGGGCGAGCTGACCGGCTGCTTCGCGCTGACCGAGCCCGAAGCCGGATCCGACGCCACTTCTCTGCTGACATCGGCCCGGCGCGACGGTGACCATTACGTGCTGAACGGCAGCAAATGCTTCATCACCAACGCGCCGGTCGCCGACCTGTTCACCGTGTTCGCCCGTACCGACTCCGATACCCCCGGCGCGCACGGCATCAGCGCCTTCCTGGTCGAACGCGGCACGCCCGGCATCAGCACCGGCGAACCGGAACGCAAGATGGGCCAGCACGGCTCCCCGGTGGGCGATGTCTACCTGCAGGACTGTCGCGTGTCCGCGACTGCCATCGTCGGCGGCCAGCCCGGCGTGGGCTTCAAGACGGCGATGAAGGCGCTCAACAAGCAACGCATCAACCTGGCCGGCCTGTGCATCGGCCCCGCCATCCGCCTGGTGGACGAGATGGTGCGCTACGCCAGCCAGCGGCGCCAGTTCGGCAAGCCCATCGCCGATTACCAGCTGGTTCAGCAAATGATTGCCGACAGCAACACCGACATCCACGCCGCGCGCGCGCTGGTACTGGAAACCGCCCGCCGCCGCGACAACGGCGAGGACGTGACCATGGAGGCATCGATGTGCAAGCTGTTCGCCTCTGAAATGTGCGGACGCGTGGCGGATCGCGCGGTGCAGATCTTTGGCGGCAGCGGCTATATGGCGCGTACGGTGGCGGAGCGGTTTTATCGCGATGTGCGGCTGTTCCGCTTGTATGAGGGGACCACGCAGATCCACCAGCTGAACATTGCAAAAAGGACGATGCAGGCGCGGGAGGGGGTGCTGGGACAGGTGGGGTAA
- a CDS encoding GNAT family N-acetyltransferase, which yields MSQVTSVRPLVANDIEHVAAIHQVAFPRQLESLLWISCNAAAYPRIRYFVAVEDGRLVGYIQWTEKSGFREEVVLELEQMAVLPENRGRGIARALIGQSLPQVACELEKRGARIKGVMITTRTDNVAQRIYTSTLGAVTKAVIPDLYSADEAIMIALSPDFSRE from the coding sequence ATGAGTCAAGTCACTTCCGTCCGTCCTTTGGTCGCCAACGACATAGAGCATGTCGCAGCGATTCATCAAGTCGCATTTCCGCGTCAGCTGGAATCACTGCTCTGGATATCCTGCAACGCTGCCGCCTATCCACGTATCCGTTACTTTGTCGCAGTTGAGGACGGGAGGCTCGTCGGCTACATCCAGTGGACCGAGAAAAGCGGCTTCCGTGAGGAAGTCGTCCTCGAGTTGGAGCAGATGGCGGTGCTTCCCGAGAACCGGGGCAGGGGCATTGCGCGCGCGCTTATCGGGCAGTCATTGCCACAGGTCGCTTGTGAGCTTGAGAAGCGCGGGGCAAGGATCAAAGGCGTGATGATCACGACGCGGACGGACAATGTGGCGCAGCGGATCTATACGTCGACGCTGGGCGCGGTAACGAAGGCGGTGATTCCCGATCTGTATTCGGCAGACGAGGCAATCATGATTGCGCTGTCGCCGGACTTCAGCCGTGAATAG
- a CDS encoding GNAT family N-acetyltransferase yields MSTPLIHSARLALIPFSGADADEVWPCITPTLARYMEWEPAPSPAAFRDVSQDWLPAMDDGSDFVFTIRRASDGHFLGLAGLHRADTPAPEFGIWIREDAHGHGYGMEAVLAVKDWAMAALQPLRFIYPVAEENWASRRIPEAMGGVLVDSQPAPKYVRLIYEVPAR; encoded by the coding sequence ATGTCCACACCATTGATCCACTCGGCACGCCTCGCCCTGATCCCCTTCTCCGGCGCCGATGCCGACGAGGTTTGGCCTTGCATCACGCCAACCCTAGCCCGCTACATGGAATGGGAACCCGCCCCATCCCCTGCGGCATTCCGCGACGTCTCGCAAGACTGGCTGCCGGCCATGGACGACGGATCGGATTTCGTCTTTACTATCCGCCGGGCCAGCGATGGCCATTTCCTGGGACTGGCCGGGCTGCATCGTGCCGATACGCCGGCACCGGAATTCGGCATCTGGATCCGGGAAGACGCCCACGGCCACGGCTATGGAATGGAGGCCGTGCTGGCGGTGAAGGACTGGGCGATGGCGGCCCTGCAGCCGTTGCGGTTTATCTACCCGGTGGCGGAAGAGAACTGGGCCAGCCGGCGGATTCCGGAGGCGATGGGCGGCGTGCTGGTGGACAGCCAGCCTGCGCCGAAGTATGTGCGGCTGATTTATGAAGTGCCAGCGCGGTGA
- a CDS encoding enoyl-CoA hydratase/isomerase family protein, with protein MNAAVPPGGGQSGSSQREGGAGNDGQVRLTVQGQVATLTFDRPAARNAMTWAMYEQLATHCRALAADGSAGVRVVVLRGEGGEAFVAGTDIAQFRQFSNGDDGVAYEARIDEGIRLVEQLPMPTVAVIEGWAVGGGLAIATACDFRVATPKARFGVPIAKTLGNTLSAQNLAKLRAAWGLQPVRRMLLLAQILDADAALACGFLEGIHAAESLESEVAALCSRLAALAPVTQTVVKEALRRQTVEAVADTDDLVRLCYGSEDFREGVEAFVGRRPPEWKGR; from the coding sequence ATGAACGCCGCGGTGCCGCCGGGAGGCGGTCAATCCGGGTCGAGCCAGCGCGAAGGCGGTGCTGGCAACGACGGGCAAGTCCGGCTGACGGTGCAGGGGCAGGTCGCGACGCTGACCTTCGACCGCCCGGCCGCGCGCAACGCGATGACGTGGGCGATGTACGAGCAACTCGCCACGCACTGCCGCGCGCTCGCGGCGGATGGCAGCGCGGGCGTGCGCGTGGTGGTGCTGCGCGGGGAGGGCGGGGAGGCCTTTGTCGCGGGCACTGACATCGCGCAGTTCCGGCAATTCTCGAACGGCGATGACGGGGTCGCGTACGAAGCGCGCATTGACGAGGGCATCCGCCTGGTCGAACAACTGCCGATGCCGACCGTGGCCGTCATCGAGGGCTGGGCGGTGGGCGGCGGGCTGGCCATCGCGACTGCCTGCGACTTCCGCGTGGCGACGCCCAAGGCCCGCTTCGGCGTGCCGATCGCCAAGACACTCGGCAACACGCTGTCGGCGCAGAACCTCGCCAAGCTGCGCGCGGCGTGGGGCTTGCAGCCGGTGCGGCGCATGCTGCTGCTGGCGCAGATCCTGGATGCCGATGCGGCGTTGGCGTGCGGATTCCTGGAAGGCATCCATGCTGCCGAGTCGCTGGAGAGCGAGGTCGCTGCGCTATGCAGCCGGCTCGCCGCGCTGGCGCCGGTTACGCAGACGGTCGTCAAGGAGGCATTGCGGCGGCAGACGGTGGAGGCGGTGGCCGATACCGATGATCTGGTGCGCTTGTGCTACGGGAGCGAAGACTTCCGGGAAGGGGTGGAAGCGTTTGTGGGGCGGCGGCCGCCCGAGTGGAAGGGGCGTTAG
- a CDS encoding CaiB/BaiF CoA transferase family protein — translation MTDFTDSRAQAPEAKLPLSGVRVLDVSQVMAGPYACMLLADLGADVIKIEPPDGGDQTRGSMGFKMKGPDSMGFLNMNRNKRSVTLDLKTESGRQVLYRLAESADILVENYRPGVMKRLGIDYETLSKINPKLVYCSISGFGQSGPWATRPGFDLMAQAMSGVMSVTGYPGGAPVKAGVPVADIGCALFATYGMLSAYIGARETGKGQYVDASLFDSALAFSVWDTCEYWGTGREPEPLGTANRMSAPYQAMKAADGYFVMGATNQKLWQLLCNTLDRQDLLKDERFATVSLRLANRQALIAALEESFATQTSDYWIEQLLEVGIPAGPILTYPQAFDSEHGRHRQMRIEIDHPIEGKVPNIGFAVKMGGTPQQVRRPPPLLGQHTEEILAELGLSKDEQQSLAAAGAFGA, via the coding sequence ATGACCGATTTCACCGATTCCCGCGCGCAAGCGCCTGAGGCCAAACTGCCGCTGTCCGGCGTGCGCGTGCTCGACGTCAGCCAGGTCATGGCCGGCCCCTACGCCTGCATGCTGCTGGCTGACCTCGGCGCCGACGTGATCAAGATCGAACCGCCCGACGGCGGCGACCAGACGCGCGGGTCGATGGGGTTCAAGATGAAGGGCCCGGACAGCATGGGCTTCCTCAATATGAACCGCAACAAGCGCAGCGTCACGTTGGACCTGAAGACCGAGTCCGGCCGGCAGGTGCTCTATCGCCTGGCGGAATCGGCCGATATCCTGGTGGAGAACTACCGCCCCGGCGTGATGAAGCGCCTGGGGATCGACTACGAGACGCTCAGCAAGATCAATCCGAAGCTGGTCTACTGCAGCATCTCGGGCTTCGGCCAGAGCGGGCCGTGGGCCACGCGGCCCGGCTTCGACTTGATGGCGCAGGCCATGTCGGGCGTGATGAGCGTGACCGGCTACCCGGGCGGCGCGCCGGTGAAGGCGGGCGTGCCGGTGGCCGATATCGGCTGCGCGCTGTTCGCGACCTACGGCATGCTGTCGGCCTATATCGGCGCCAGGGAGACGGGGAAGGGACAGTATGTCGACGCGTCGCTGTTCGACTCCGCGCTGGCGTTCTCGGTGTGGGACACCTGCGAGTACTGGGGCACGGGCCGCGAGCCCGAGCCGCTGGGCACGGCCAACCGCATGAGCGCGCCGTACCAGGCGATGAAGGCGGCCGACGGCTACTTTGTGATGGGCGCCACCAACCAGAAGCTGTGGCAGCTGCTGTGCAACACGCTGGACCGGCAAGACCTGCTCAAGGACGAGCGCTTTGCCACCGTGTCGCTGCGGCTCGCCAACCGGCAGGCACTGATCGCCGCGCTGGAGGAGAGCTTCGCCACGCAGACCAGCGATTACTGGATCGAACAGCTGCTCGAAGTCGGCATCCCGGCCGGCCCGATCCTGACCTACCCGCAGGCCTTCGACAGCGAGCACGGCCGCCACCGCCAGATGCGCATCGAGATCGATCACCCGATCGAGGGCAAGGTGCCCAATATCGGCTTCGCGGTGAAGATGGGCGGCACGCCGCAGCAGGTCCGCCGTCCGCCGCCGCTGCTGGGCCAGCATACGGAAGAGATCCTGGCCGAGCTGGGACTGTCGAAGGACGAACAGCAGTCGCTGGCCGCGGCCGGCGCCTTCGGCGCATGA
- a CDS encoding Bug family tripartite tricarboxylate transporter substrate binding protein, with protein sequence MQRRQFILAAAAGLAMPGLARAAADVQGPVRIVVGFAPGGGTDVLARVIGQKLGVMWNTSVLVENKPGATGAIAAAYVAKQPPDGTTLLMAHVNSHAIAPALLDVKYDPRADFTPISMVGVTPNMLTCRPEQKVRTVSDIVALCRKNPGKISFGSSGIGSAQHLALEMFRMQARIDVVHVPYKGSGPLVADLMGGQIDYAFDTMTAATPFIQQGKVIAIAQTRLKRAASHPNVPTLAESGFPGLDAASWYGLVGPKGMSPALVQRMNADVNRVLAMPDVAERLKSFGAEDSGGTNQQFGAFIASESNKWAKVVKDAGVKAES encoded by the coding sequence ATGCAGCGCAGACAATTCATCCTGGCCGCGGCGGCCGGACTGGCGATGCCCGGCCTGGCGCGCGCCGCCGCTGACGTGCAAGGGCCGGTGCGCATCGTGGTGGGTTTTGCCCCCGGTGGCGGCACTGACGTGCTGGCGCGCGTGATCGGGCAGAAGCTCGGGGTCATGTGGAATACCAGCGTGCTTGTGGAAAACAAGCCCGGCGCGACCGGCGCGATCGCCGCCGCCTATGTGGCCAAGCAGCCTCCTGACGGCACCACGCTGCTGATGGCGCATGTCAACAGCCATGCGATTGCCCCGGCGCTGCTGGACGTCAAGTACGACCCCCGCGCCGACTTCACGCCGATTTCGATGGTGGGCGTTACGCCCAATATGCTGACCTGCCGTCCGGAACAGAAGGTGCGGACCGTTTCGGACATCGTGGCGTTGTGCCGCAAGAACCCGGGCAAGATCTCCTTCGGTTCGTCCGGCATCGGCTCGGCGCAGCACCTGGCGCTGGAGATGTTCCGGATGCAGGCCAGGATCGACGTGGTGCACGTCCCGTACAAGGGCTCGGGCCCGCTGGTGGCGGACCTGATGGGCGGCCAGATCGACTATGCGTTCGACACCATGACTGCCGCCACGCCCTTTATCCAGCAGGGCAAGGTGATCGCGATCGCGCAGACGCGGCTCAAGCGCGCGGCCAGCCATCCCAATGTGCCGACGCTGGCGGAGTCGGGCTTCCCCGGCCTGGATGCGGCGTCGTGGTACGGCCTGGTGGGGCCGAAGGGCATGTCGCCGGCGCTGGTGCAGCGCATGAATGCGGACGTCAACCGCGTGCTGGCGATGCCCGACGTGGCCGAGCGGCTCAAGAGCTTTGGCGCCGAGGATTCCGGCGGCACGAACCAGCAGTTCGGCGCCTTTATCGCGTCCGAGTCCAACAAGTGGGCCAAGGTCGTGAAGGACGCCGGCGTGAAGGCCGAGAGCTGA
- a CDS encoding LysR family transcriptional regulator: MTSSAPRTSRLHFDLTTIQLFIAVSDQGSITRGAERLHLAAAAASRRILELESQLGVSLFERLPHGMALTEAGRALLAHARGITHTVQRMQDDAASFVGGDLGVVRVAAPKSAVIQFLPFDIQRCATACPGVRIDLQEMNSEEVQQSLRRGTVDIGIYEGSLGMIDLPTAPYRSDRLVLVVARGHALAKRKQVTTEDVLDCDLIVLGESSAISIGLERLAEEAGRVLHMRMRVGGFDSIAALVAQNLGGGVMPEAIAREVAGGSRFVRLPIAETWAQRQFVLCHRPHGALSSAALSVLEVLAQNAKPESPK, encoded by the coding sequence GTGACATCCTCGGCCCCACGCACCTCCCGCCTCCACTTCGACCTCACCACCATCCAACTCTTCATCGCCGTCTCCGACCAGGGCAGCATCACCCGCGGCGCCGAACGCCTGCATCTGGCCGCGGCAGCCGCCTCCCGCCGCATCCTCGAACTCGAATCCCAACTAGGCGTCTCCCTGTTCGAACGCCTCCCCCACGGCATGGCCCTGACCGAGGCCGGCCGCGCCCTGCTGGCCCATGCCCGCGGCATCACCCACACCGTCCAGCGCATGCAGGACGACGCCGCCTCCTTCGTCGGCGGCGACCTGGGCGTGGTGCGGGTGGCGGCGCCAAAGTCCGCGGTCATCCAGTTCCTTCCCTTCGACATCCAGCGCTGCGCCACCGCCTGCCCCGGCGTCCGCATCGACCTGCAGGAAATGAACAGCGAGGAAGTCCAGCAGTCGCTGCGCCGCGGTACCGTGGACATCGGCATCTACGAGGGCAGCCTGGGCATGATCGACCTGCCGACCGCGCCCTATCGCAGCGACCGGCTGGTGCTGGTGGTGGCGCGCGGCCATGCGCTGGCGAAGCGCAAGCAGGTCACGACGGAAGACGTGCTGGACTGCGACCTGATCGTGCTCGGCGAGAGCTCGGCGATCTCGATCGGCCTGGAGCGGCTGGCGGAGGAGGCGGGCCGCGTGCTGCATATGCGCATGCGCGTCGGCGGCTTCGACAGCATTGCCGCGCTGGTGGCCCAGAACCTGGGCGGCGGCGTGATGCCGGAGGCCATTGCGCGCGAGGTGGCCGGTGGCAGCCGCTTCGTGCGGCTACCGATCGCCGAAACCTGGGCGCAGCGGCAATTCGTGCTGTGCCACCGGCCCCATGGCGCACTTTCCTCCGCCGCGCTCAGCGTCCTGGAAGTGCTTGCGCAAAACGCGAAACCAGAATCCCCAAAATAG
- a CDS encoding NYN domain-containing protein, which produces MSVPVPAAESRIAVLVDCDNTTPEILEYALRVVAQFGRVVLRRGYGNQNALGKTWQEALVRQAFTPCLQYQYAAGKNTADIALALDALEAMFDHRADKFGLVTSDSDFAYLCRKLRERGATVCIVGESKTPEALRNASDQFFEWKPAPAAEAETPAGAPIQLKPEQPKQPVVKRRPRFVVEAIALLASNTSEGRVHLSALGQYLKRTDPSFSPATYGHSGLVDMLQTYDLLALRRETGGHYTVGLAEMALSDAS; this is translated from the coding sequence ATGAGCGTACCAGTCCCTGCTGCCGAATCCCGTATTGCCGTACTTGTCGACTGCGATAACACGACACCGGAAATTCTGGAGTACGCCCTCCGAGTCGTTGCCCAGTTTGGACGCGTTGTTCTCCGCCGTGGCTATGGCAATCAGAACGCGCTTGGCAAAACGTGGCAGGAGGCGCTGGTTCGCCAGGCTTTTACGCCGTGCCTACAGTATCAATACGCGGCCGGCAAGAACACCGCCGACATTGCATTGGCGCTGGACGCACTGGAAGCCATGTTTGACCACCGGGCCGACAAGTTTGGCCTCGTCACCAGCGATTCAGACTTTGCCTATCTCTGCCGAAAGCTCCGAGAGCGTGGAGCGACGGTTTGCATCGTTGGCGAGTCCAAGACGCCGGAAGCGCTTCGCAATGCCAGCGACCAGTTTTTCGAATGGAAGCCGGCCCCAGCGGCGGAAGCTGAGACGCCTGCCGGTGCGCCGATCCAGCTGAAGCCTGAGCAGCCAAAACAGCCAGTAGTCAAACGGCGACCAAGGTTTGTGGTGGAAGCCATCGCCTTGCTTGCGAGCAACACGTCTGAGGGCCGCGTGCATCTGAGCGCGTTGGGACAGTATCTCAAGCGGACCGACCCCAGCTTTTCGCCCGCCACCTACGGACATTCAGGACTGGTCGATATGCTTCAGACGTACGACCTCCTGGCGCTGAGAAGAGAGACCGGTGGTCACTACACGGTTGGACTGGCTGAAATGGCATTGAGCGATGCAAGCTGA
- a CDS encoding IS4 family transposase — protein MGNESGAWVDEEFETLDLGDPRRDRRAKALLKRFAAMPTASIPSACDGWGETMAAYRFLGNEEIEWRDLMQPHWERTAERMGQFPVVLCIADTTELDFNGQEMEGAGPLSYEAQRGIYLHPTYAVTPDREPLGVVDAWMWARELRDANGERGGIKESVRWIESYERVAEQAGTLPETRLVYVTDREGDIAALMQRAEELGHPADWLIRSQHNRSLGAEGKLWEAVEASEALGEITFILPGRAGQKAREVKQELRAQRVRLPGKNGLALTCLVAQECGAPAGVKPVVWRLLTNREAQDLDAVIELIDWYRARWEIELFFHVLKNACKVEALQLSQMDRVERALVLYMVISWRIARLMRLGRTCPDLDASLFFDADEIRGTYLLSKKPRPQTPPTLNQMIRLIASLGGFLGRRGDGEPGVKTIWLGLQQVMVAAQTLQALRAEQL, from the coding sequence ATGGGCAACGAGTCGGGGGCATGGGTGGACGAGGAATTTGAAACGCTGGATCTGGGCGATCCGAGACGGGATCGGCGAGCGAAGGCGCTGCTCAAGCGGTTTGCAGCCATGCCAACGGCAAGCATTCCGAGCGCCTGCGACGGCTGGGGCGAGACCATGGCGGCTTACCGCTTTCTCGGCAACGAAGAGATCGAATGGCGAGACCTGATGCAGCCGCATTGGGAGCGTACGGCTGAGCGCATGGGGCAATTTCCGGTGGTGCTGTGTATTGCCGATACGACCGAACTGGACTTCAACGGTCAGGAGATGGAAGGCGCGGGACCGTTGAGCTACGAAGCGCAGCGAGGGATCTATCTGCATCCGACCTACGCGGTGACGCCGGATCGGGAGCCATTGGGGGTTGTGGACGCCTGGATGTGGGCACGCGAGCTGCGGGATGCGAACGGAGAGCGCGGCGGCATCAAGGAGAGCGTGCGGTGGATTGAAAGCTATGAACGCGTGGCTGAGCAGGCGGGCACGCTGCCAGAGACCCGCCTGGTCTACGTAACGGATCGTGAAGGCGACATCGCTGCGCTGATGCAGCGAGCCGAGGAGTTGGGTCATCCTGCAGACTGGTTGATTCGTTCGCAACACAACCGCAGCCTTGGGGCCGAGGGCAAGCTGTGGGAGGCGGTGGAAGCAAGTGAAGCGCTCGGGGAGATTACCTTCATCCTGCCCGGACGTGCCGGCCAGAAGGCACGTGAAGTCAAACAGGAGTTGCGCGCCCAGCGCGTGAGGTTGCCGGGCAAGAACGGTCTGGCGCTCACTTGCCTGGTGGCCCAGGAATGCGGCGCCCCGGCCGGCGTGAAGCCGGTGGTGTGGCGCTTGCTGACTAACCGAGAAGCGCAAGACTTGGATGCGGTGATTGAGCTCATCGACTGGTATCGGGCCAGATGGGAGATCGAGCTGTTCTTCCATGTGTTGAAGAACGCCTGCAAGGTGGAGGCCTTGCAGCTATCGCAGATGGATCGCGTCGAACGGGCGCTGGTGCTGTACATGGTGATCTCATGGCGCATTGCGCGGCTGATGCGCCTGGGCAGGACGTGTCCTGATCTTGATGCGTCGCTGTTCTTCGACGCCGATGAGATACGAGGGACCTATCTGCTGTCGAAGAAGCCGCGGCCCCAGACGCCACCTACGCTCAATCAAATGATTCGCCTGATTGCATCGCTCGGTGGTTTCCTGGGCCGCAGGGGCGATGGTGAACCAGGCGTCAAAACCATCTGGCTTGGCTTGCAGCAGGTCATGGTCGCCGCTCAAACTTTGCAGGCTTTACGCGCCGAACAGCTGTGA
- a CDS encoding MlrC C-terminal domain-containing protein has product MGVPFAVVYDLHGNMTDAMRDACDLTLPCKLYPHTDFHDRGVEAVELLLEMIRGGLTPVTATRRLPMLPYIVTTQDGFIPAEVNDVCRKLAAQPGVIDCSWFHGFPYADIAAPCPAVVCTTTGDAALAQRCVDEVAQWIWSHREAFRPTFPTPAQGVALALSAAEGPVVVNEYADNPGGGTPGDGTHLLRALLDANPPAGTCCFASINDAAVVAQAQRAGVGATMRVSLGGKQGRFQGAPIEADAYVKCITDGRFVNRPGSMFEGVHFDLGAMCRLIINGVDIIVASRAEQIYDVEPFAMHGLDVTGYKVVAIKGANHFRAGYRTVAKHIISVDSEGLSTAAIASFPRERLVGEFWPLWDEVRFDGGADVA; this is encoded by the coding sequence TTGGGTGTCCCGTTTGCCGTGGTCTACGATTTGCACGGCAACATGACGGACGCGATGCGCGACGCTTGCGACCTGACGTTGCCGTGCAAGCTGTATCCGCATACCGACTTCCATGACCGGGGCGTCGAAGCCGTCGAGCTGCTGCTTGAGATGATCCGGGGCGGGCTCACACCGGTCACCGCAACGCGACGCCTGCCAATGCTGCCGTACATCGTGACGACACAAGACGGGTTCATCCCGGCGGAAGTCAACGACGTTTGCCGGAAGCTGGCCGCACAGCCCGGCGTCATCGACTGCTCGTGGTTCCACGGTTTCCCCTACGCGGATATCGCGGCCCCCTGCCCGGCGGTCGTGTGCACCACAACCGGAGACGCCGCGCTTGCGCAGCGTTGCGTCGACGAAGTCGCGCAATGGATCTGGTCGCATCGCGAGGCGTTCCGTCCGACGTTTCCGACCCCCGCACAGGGCGTCGCCCTTGCCCTGTCCGCGGCAGAGGGGCCTGTCGTGGTCAACGAGTACGCAGACAACCCGGGCGGCGGCACACCCGGAGACGGCACGCATCTGCTTCGCGCGTTACTGGACGCCAATCCGCCCGCCGGCACGTGCTGTTTCGCGTCGATCAACGATGCTGCCGTTGTTGCACAAGCACAGCGCGCGGGTGTTGGCGCGACGATGAGGGTCTCGCTGGGCGGCAAGCAAGGCCGCTTCCAGGGCGCGCCGATCGAGGCCGATGCCTATGTGAAATGCATCACGGATGGTCGGTTCGTGAATCGCCCTGGTTCGATGTTTGAAGGGGTTCACTTCGACTTGGGGGCGATGTGTCGCCTCATCATCAACGGTGTCGATATCATCGTGGCTTCGCGTGCCGAGCAGATCTATGATGTCGAGCCGTTTGCGATGCACGGGCTGGATGTTACTGGGTACAAGGTCGTTGCGATCAAGGGGGCCAACCATTTCCGTGCCGGTTATCGGACGGTGGCTAAGCACATCATTTCCGTCGACAGTGAAGGTTTGAGTACGGCTGCGATTGCGTCGTTTCCGCGTGAAAGGCTCGTCGGAGAGTTTTGGCCCTTGTGGGATGAGGTGCGGTTCGACGGCGGTGCCGATGTCGCATGA
- a CDS encoding PAAR domain-containing protein: MVTRTYLVRGDKADNGAVIVGGSSSYSWHSKPVAREGDAVYCPVCKRPGVIVCVGPRIPSTDRRKEVALSGDICACGCRPAPVFHASRPFTMTITADHIAKLRVAAPSGFAATTQALHSGETPSYDQRIQLLDEASGQPLVNWRYRLTGETGTHEGRTDSDGFTTPVVADRAATVRLEVFGEDA, from the coding sequence ATGGTGACCCGAACCTATCTGGTTAGGGGCGACAAAGCCGACAACGGTGCTGTCATCGTTGGCGGCAGCAGTTCCTACTCCTGGCACAGCAAGCCAGTTGCCCGTGAAGGCGACGCCGTCTACTGCCCTGTATGCAAGCGCCCGGGCGTGATTGTCTGTGTCGGTCCGCGCATCCCCTCTACAGATAGGCGCAAGGAAGTGGCCCTCAGCGGAGACATCTGTGCATGCGGTTGCCGACCAGCGCCTGTCTTTCATGCCTCGCGTCCGTTCACGATGACTATCACCGCGGACCACATTGCGAAGCTGCGCGTCGCTGCGCCCAGCGGCTTTGCTGCGACCACGCAGGCGTTGCACTCAGGCGAGACCCCCAGCTACGACCAGCGCATCCAGTTGCTGGATGAAGCCAGCGGGCAGCCCTTGGTGAATTGGCGGTATCGCCTGACCGGCGAGACCGGCACCCATGAAGGCCGCACCGACAGCGACGGCTTCACTACTCCTGTAGTCGCGGATCGCGCAGCGACGGTGAGGCTTGAGGTCTTTGGGGAGGATGCGTAA